A portion of the Heliomicrobium undosum genome contains these proteins:
- a CDS encoding ABC transporter ATP-binding protein, with the protein MHQRTPILEVSNLGKVYNGTWAVKGLNLSVRTGEIYGFLGRNGAGKTTTIRMIMGLIRPSQGQIRLFGRPKESFGQDMFRRIGSMIEYPGFYTHLTARENLLYNARMIGLPNLKAVDEILSFMGLGQAADKQVNQFSLGMKQRLGIARALLHEPELLILDEPTNGLDPAGIREIRHIIRDLSKYRNITIFVSSHILPEIEQLADRVGIIHQGQLVEEIAMDELERKGKQYLTVKSSNPYRAVQILEEKLRIQQLRLLDDGEIQVFEQLEQPHAMNRVLVEAGVDVFHLSVQKETLEDRFMRLTGGETR; encoded by the coding sequence ATGCATCAAAGGACACCGATTTTAGAAGTCTCGAATCTGGGCAAAGTTTACAACGGAACCTGGGCGGTCAAAGGCTTGAATCTATCCGTGAGGACCGGGGAGATATACGGTTTTTTGGGGAGAAACGGTGCAGGGAAAACGACGACGATACGGATGATCATGGGCCTGATTCGCCCATCTCAAGGTCAGATTCGACTGTTTGGCCGACCGAAGGAATCCTTCGGGCAAGACATGTTTCGCCGCATTGGTTCCATGATTGAGTATCCGGGGTTCTATACCCACTTAACGGCACGAGAAAACCTTCTCTATAACGCGAGAATGATTGGTCTGCCGAATCTGAAGGCCGTTGACGAGATTCTTTCTTTTATGGGGCTGGGGCAGGCTGCCGATAAACAGGTCAATCAGTTCTCGTTAGGAATGAAACAACGATTGGGTATCGCAAGGGCATTACTGCATGAACCGGAATTGCTCATTCTCGATGAACCGACGAATGGACTCGATCCGGCCGGGATTCGAGAAATTCGCCACATCATTCGAGATTTGAGTAAATATCGAAATATCACCATCTTTGTCTCTAGCCATATTCTTCCGGAAATTGAGCAGTTGGCCGATCGGGTCGGCATCATTCATCAAGGTCAATTGGTCGAAGAGATCGCCATGGATGAATTGGAGCGGAAGGGGAAGCAGTATCTCACGGTGAAATCATCGAATCCATATCGCGCAGTACAGATATTGGAAGAAAAGCTTCGGATTCAACAGCTTCGTTTGCTTGACGACGGCGAAATCCAGGTCTTTGAGCAGCTAGAACAACCACACGCCATGAACCGAGTTCTGGTCGAAGCAGGGGTTGATGT
- a CDS encoding sensor histidine kinase produces MNLFGWVTVVFIVFLGTGIVFMAIVYQEVRRMQRLLAEAIQGNRQVRFYSHLSLLHPIAEQVNILLQQLHIQESNKRRDDEQRRQFITAITHDLRTPLASVLGYLEAVHKGLTNPDKKDEYIETAYHKGLTLLNTLNRFFEWAKLDLHQEQIFPQTINLAETHREVLIEFLPGLEARGIQLIAEIPLVVNVTIDPETVARVIRNLIQNAIDHALDVTMIRVRLDVNKRQTLIEDNGKGKPEVDDDDIFEPFQRQRKSKGLGLGLAISRQLLRMQKGNLYAEPSEEGGLSFIIQWPSA; encoded by the coding sequence ATGAACCTGTTCGGATGGGTTACTGTTGTCTTTATCGTCTTCTTGGGAACAGGCATTGTGTTTATGGCGATAGTTTATCAAGAAGTCAGGCGTATGCAACGGCTGTTGGCGGAAGCGATTCAGGGAAATCGACAAGTACGTTTTTATTCGCACCTTTCGTTGCTTCATCCGATCGCAGAGCAAGTCAATATCCTTCTCCAACAACTGCATATACAAGAGAGCAACAAGCGTAGGGATGATGAACAGCGCAGGCAATTTATCACCGCCATCACCCATGACCTGCGAACCCCGCTGGCATCTGTATTAGGGTATCTCGAAGCGGTGCACAAAGGGCTGACGAATCCCGATAAGAAAGACGAATATATAGAAACGGCTTACCATAAAGGGCTGACGTTACTCAACACCCTGAACCGTTTCTTTGAGTGGGCCAAGTTGGACTTGCATCAAGAGCAGATTTTTCCCCAAACCATCAATCTTGCAGAAACCCACCGTGAAGTGCTGATAGAATTTTTACCGGGGCTGGAAGCCAGAGGCATTCAACTGATTGCTGAAATTCCACTGGTGGTCAACGTGACCATTGATCCGGAAACGGTTGCAAGGGTGATTCGAAACCTCATCCAAAATGCCATCGATCATGCCCTTGACGTAACCATGATACGCGTGAGATTGGACGTAAATAAAAGACAGACGCTCATTGAAGACAACGGGAAAGGGAAACCCGAAGTCGATGATGATGATATCTTTGAGCCCTTTCAACGGCAACGAAAGTCCAAAGGCCTTGGATTGGGATTGGCGATTTCCCGGCAACTTCTACGCATGCAAAAGGGCAATCTATATGCAGAACCTTCCGAGGAGGGAGGCCTTTCTTTTATCATCCAATGGCCTTCCGCATAG